One genomic segment of Gadus chalcogrammus isolate NIFS_2021 chromosome 3, NIFS_Gcha_1.0, whole genome shotgun sequence includes these proteins:
- the helt gene encoding hairy and enhancer of split-related protein helt, with product MASKLKERKRTPISHKVIEKRRRDRINRCLNELGKTVPMALAKQSSGKLEKAEILEMTVQYLRALHSADFPRGREKGELLAEFANYFHYGYHECMKNLVHYLTTEDRAETKDIKYARILAFLQSKSRAVTDPLFGSCPAGSPTTTCAERPVEYLGPLHSSPEHQGHSPQTDSLYQQSPPPGHFSWAPSARSPTVSYPPVALSAPTSSGAFTRYGRFYWCEGLA from the exons ATGGCGTCCAAACTCAAAGAGCGAAAG AGAACCCCAATCTCTCACAAGGTGATCGAGAAGCGGCGGAGGGACCGCATCAACCGCTGCCTGAACGAGCTCGGGAAAACCGTCCCGATGGCCCTCGCCAAGCAG AGCTCCGGGAAGCTGGAGAAGGCGGAGATCCTGGAGATGACCGTCCAGTACCTCCGTGCGCTCCACTCCGCAGACTTCCCCCGCGGGAGGGAAAAAG GCGAGCTGCTGGCAGAGTTCGCCAACTACTTCCACTACGGCTACCACGAGTGCATGAAGAACCTCGTGCACTACCTTACCACCGAGGACCGCGCCGAGACCAAAGACATCAAGTACGCGCGCATCCTCGCCTTCCTGCAGTCCAAGTCCCGTGCGGTCACCGACCCCCTGTTCGGCTCGTGTCCCGCCGGCTCACCGACGACGACGTGCGCCGAACGTCCCGTGGAGTACCTCGGCCCACTGCACTCGTCCCCGGAGCACCAGGGACACAGCCCGCAGACAGACTCGCTCTACCAACAGAGTCCCCCTCCGGGACACTTCTCGTGGGCACCCTCGGCGCGCAGTCCGACCGTCTCTTACCCGCCCGTGGCCCTCTCGGCGCCC ACGTCTTCTGGGGCCTTCACACGCTACGGGCGGTTCTACTGGTGTGAGGGGCTGGCCTGA
- the LOC130379199 gene encoding C-type mannose receptor 2-like — MDTTYEQDSEVNEECVNMPVIRNVMMKRKYGGKPLKCIVVGFGLLCILQAILNVSLRLYSQTCQTDESDKSMNLTDENTTQDWVYFNNTFYLMSSTMKSWKDSREDCLQRNADLVVINSREEQDFIMRWHIESWIGLSIRGTEGNWEWVDGTNITLSYWEVGEPNRYKQEEDCVEVGNNNWADVSCNDLNLWICEKKASPTAPIEAGLSQQGWRRFGNSFYFFSVGKQNWEGSRNDCLQRNADLVVINSRREKDFTSSIGKHWIGLSDRETEGEWKWVDGSGLNFRNWGKDEPDGGDKIEECAEQHGRELPKIWNDDFCNRPNFWICEKAAGTEPLEGDLYPDDP, encoded by the exons ATGGACACAACTTATGAACAGGACTCTGAAGTCAATGAGGAATGTGTGAATATGCCTGTCATCAGGAATGTGATGATGAAGAGAAAATATG GAGGGAAGCCATTGAAGTGTATTGTGGTGGGCTTTGGACTGCTGTGTATTCTTCAAGCCATTCTCAAcgtctctctgcgtctct ACTCCCAGACATGTCAGACAGACGAGAGTGATAAATCCATGAATTTAACGG AtgaaaacacaacacaggacTGGGTGTATTTCAACAACACTTTCTACTTAATGTCTTCTACTATGAAATCCTGGAAGGACAGTAGAGAGGACTGCTTGCAAAGAAACGCAGACCTGGTGGTTATCAACAGCAGAgaagaacag GACTTTATTATGAGATGGCATATTGAGTCCTGGATTGGGCTGAGTATCAGAGGCACAGAGGGAAACTGGGAATGGGTGGATGGTACAAACATTACTTTAAG TTACTGGGAAGTCGGTGAACCGAACCGTTATAAACAAGAGGAAGACTGTGTTGAAGTAGGGAACAACAACTGGGCTGATGTGTCGTGTAATGATTTAAACCTCTGGATCTGTGAGAAGAAGGCATCTCCCACAGCACCAATCGAAGCAG GTCTTTCACAACAGGGCTGGCGCCGTTTCGGCAACAGTTTCTACTTTTTTTCTGTTGGAAAGCAGAACTGGGAGGGCAGTAGAAATGACTGTCTTCAAAGAAACGCAGACCTGGTGGTAATCAACAGCAGGAGAGAAAAG GATTTCACTTCATCGATAGGAAAACACTGGATTGGACTGAGTGACAGGGAAACAGAGGGGGAATGGAAATGGGTCGATGGGTCAGGCCTAAATTTTAG GAACTGGGGAAAAGATGAACCAGACGGTGGCGATAAAATCGAAGAGTGTGCAGAACAACATGGGAGGGAGCTGCCCAAAATCTGGAATGATGACTTTTGTAACAGACCAAACTTCTGGATCTGTGAGAAGGCCGCTGGTACGGAGCCTCTGGAAGGGGACCTGTATCCAGACG ATCCCTGA
- the LOC130379198 gene encoding macrophage mannose receptor 1-like isoform X2 yields the protein MDTAHELDSGVTKEYVNMPVFRTVVVKREFDSQTPKTDEREKFRNLMGEYIQQGWLYFNNTFYFMSSTMKSWKDSRDDCLQRNADLVVINSREEQEFISRWLDAPWIGLRGTEGNWAWVDGTNITLSYWAVGEPNHLIAGEDCVAWHNTWNDVSCYDLNLWICETKTQGLSPLGWRRFGNSLYFFSDTKKNWEDSRNDCKQRGADLVVINSDEEQEFTSSIGKHWIGLSDREKEGEWKWVDGSGLTFRNWGAGEPNGVDGVEECAELRWRTPPNLWNDALCSTTNFWICEKVAGMEPQEGDLYPDDKNDGHSWGSLVPMTVFLSVVAMLII from the exons ATGGACACAGCTCATGAGCTGGACTCTGGAGTCACAAAGGAATATGTGAACATGCCTGTCTTCAGGACTGTGGTGGTGAAGAGAGAATTTG ACTCTCAGACACCTAAGACAGATGAAAGAGAGAAATTCAGGAATTTAATGG GTGAATACATACAACAGGGCTGGCTGTATTTCAACAACACTTTCTACTTCATGTCTTCTACTATGAAATCCTGGAAGGACAGTAGAGATGACTGCCTGCAAAGAAATGCGGACCTGGTGGTTATCAACAGCAGAgaagaacag GAGTTTATTTCAAGATGGCTTGATGCGCCCTGGATTGGACTGAGAGGCACAGAGGGAAACTGGGCATGGGTGGATGGTACAAACATTACTTTAAG TTACTGGGCAGTCGGTGAACCCAACCATCTTATTGCGGGTGAAGACTGCGTAGCCTGGCACAACACTTGGAATGATGTGTCGTGTTATGATTTAAACCTCTGGATCTGTGAGACGAAGACACAAG GTCTTTCGCCACTTGGCTGGCGGCGTTTCGGCAACAGTTTGTACTTTTTTTCTGATACCAAGAAGAACTGGGAGGACAGTAGAAATGACTGTAAGCAAAGAGGCGCCGACCTGGTGGTCATCAACAGTGACGAAGAACAG GAGTTCACTTCATCAATAGGAAAACACTGGATTGGACTGAGTGACAGGGAAAAAGAGGGGGAATGGAAATGGGTTGATGGGTCAGGCTTAACTTTTCG GAACTGGGGAGCAGGTGAACCAAACGGGGTCGATGGAGTGGAAGAGTGTGCAGAACTACGTTGGAGGACGCCGCCCAACTTGTGGAATGATGCCTTGTGTAGCACAACAAACTTCTGGATCTGTGAGAAGGTCGCTGGTATGGAGCCTCAGGAAGGGGACCTGTACCCAGATG ATAAAAATGATGGCCATTCTTGGGGATCCTTGGTTCCTATGACCGTCTTCCTATCTGTCGTGGCCATGCTCATCATCTGA
- the LOC130379198 gene encoding macrophage mannose receptor 1-like isoform X1 — protein MDTAHELDSGVTKEYVNMPVFRTVVVKREFGGKLLKCVVVGFGLLCILQATLNISLRLYSQTPKTDEREKFRNLMGEYIQQGWLYFNNTFYFMSSTMKSWKDSRDDCLQRNADLVVINSREEQEFISRWLDAPWIGLRGTEGNWAWVDGTNITLSYWAVGEPNHLIAGEDCVAWHNTWNDVSCYDLNLWICETKTQGLSPLGWRRFGNSLYFFSDTKKNWEDSRNDCKQRGADLVVINSDEEQEFTSSIGKHWIGLSDREKEGEWKWVDGSGLTFRNWGAGEPNGVDGVEECAELRWRTPPNLWNDALCSTTNFWICEKVAGMEPQEGDLYPDDKNDGHSWGSLVPMTVFLSVVAMLII, from the exons ATGGACACAGCTCATGAGCTGGACTCTGGAGTCACAAAGGAATATGTGAACATGCCTGTCTTCAGGACTGTGGTGGTGAAGAGAGAATTTG GAGGAAAGCTATTGAagtgtgttgttgtgggctTTGGACTGCTGTGTATTCTACAAGCCACTCTCAACATCTCACTGCGTCTCT ACTCTCAGACACCTAAGACAGATGAAAGAGAGAAATTCAGGAATTTAATGG GTGAATACATACAACAGGGCTGGCTGTATTTCAACAACACTTTCTACTTCATGTCTTCTACTATGAAATCCTGGAAGGACAGTAGAGATGACTGCCTGCAAAGAAATGCGGACCTGGTGGTTATCAACAGCAGAgaagaacag GAGTTTATTTCAAGATGGCTTGATGCGCCCTGGATTGGACTGAGAGGCACAGAGGGAAACTGGGCATGGGTGGATGGTACAAACATTACTTTAAG TTACTGGGCAGTCGGTGAACCCAACCATCTTATTGCGGGTGAAGACTGCGTAGCCTGGCACAACACTTGGAATGATGTGTCGTGTTATGATTTAAACCTCTGGATCTGTGAGACGAAGACACAAG GTCTTTCGCCACTTGGCTGGCGGCGTTTCGGCAACAGTTTGTACTTTTTTTCTGATACCAAGAAGAACTGGGAGGACAGTAGAAATGACTGTAAGCAAAGAGGCGCCGACCTGGTGGTCATCAACAGTGACGAAGAACAG GAGTTCACTTCATCAATAGGAAAACACTGGATTGGACTGAGTGACAGGGAAAAAGAGGGGGAATGGAAATGGGTTGATGGGTCAGGCTTAACTTTTCG GAACTGGGGAGCAGGTGAACCAAACGGGGTCGATGGAGTGGAAGAGTGTGCAGAACTACGTTGGAGGACGCCGCCCAACTTGTGGAATGATGCCTTGTGTAGCACAACAAACTTCTGGATCTGTGAGAAGGTCGCTGGTATGGAGCCTCAGGAAGGGGACCTGTACCCAGATG ATAAAAATGATGGCCATTCTTGGGGATCCTTGGTTCCTATGACCGTCTTCCTATCTGTCGTGGCCATGCTCATCATCTGA